A window from Taeniopygia guttata chromosome 10, bTaeGut7.mat, whole genome shotgun sequence encodes these proteins:
- the KIF23 gene encoding kinesin-like protein KIF23 isoform X1 — protein MKAAARTPRRPRKATNPTQKDPVGVYCRVRPLSRADQECCIEVISGTAVQIHPPEGYRIFRNGEYRETQYSFKEVFGTLVAQKELFDVVAKPLVEDLIRGKNGLLFTYGVTGSGKTHTMTGSPGDGGLLPRCLAMIFNSIGPFQAKRFVFKLDDKNGVDVQSEVEALLERQRREALPTPKTPAGKRQLDPEFADMIDVQDHCRVEEVDEDNVYGVFVSYIEIYNNYIYDLLEEAPCDSIKPKWNNCNTPVRNGDFVPPQSKILREDQNHNMYVMGCTEVEVKSTEEAFEVFWRGQKKRRIANTQLNRESSRSHSVFIIKLAQAPLDADGDNVLQEKEQITLSQLSLVDLAGSERTNRTKAEGNRLREAGNINQSLMTLRTCIEVLRENQLYGTNKMVPYRDSKLTHLFKNYFDGEGKVRMIVCVNPKAEDYEESLQVMRFAEMTQEVEVARPLDRPLCGLTPGRRLRNQAFREELSRKLELRGGPVGSGPEEPSPAELFFQSFPPLPSCELLDINDDQTLPKLIEALEQRHKMRQMLAEEFAKNVHAFKTMLQEFDSSVASKENYIQGKLAEKEKTITGQRTELERLEKKIKTLEYKIEILEKTATIYEEDKRNLQQELESKSQKLQRQASDKRRLEARLQGMVAETSLKWEKECERRVAAKQLEMQNKLWVKDEKLKQLKAIVTEPRAERPERPSREREREKALPRSVSPSPAPSCGDPAELGDSRAAPRAPRRSNSCGSISVASCVLEWEQRGPSCEPASIPKARNKAGAEPGSAWPSPARRRGMCWSRVLEVPRDREELEQEEDPSCRSAPVAPLRPRRSRSAGERWVDHRPPSHVPTETLLQPRVPRAITVDAPSERALARCDRYLLTHQELASDGEIQTKLIKGDVFKTRGGGQAVQFTDIETLKQESPTGRKRRSSPPNPDPAGDAADSEWTDVETRCSVAVEMRAGSALGPGFQHHAQPKRRKP, from the exons ATGAAGGCGGC GGCCAGGACGCCGCGGAGGCCGCGGAAAGCCACGAACCCCACGCAGAAGGACCCGGTGGGG gtGTACTGCCGCGTGCGGCCGCTCAGCCGGGCCGACCAGGAATGCTGCATCGAGGTCATCAGCGGCACCGCGGTGCAGATCCACCCTCCCGAGGGCTACCGAATCTTCCGCAACGGCGAGTACCGAGAG ACCCAGTATTCCTTCAAGGAGGTGTTTGGCACGCTGGTGGCGCAGAAGGAGCTCTTTGACGTGGTGGCCAAACCTCTGGTGGAGGATCTGATCCGGGGCAAGAACG GTCTCCTGTTCACCTACGGAGTGACGGGCAGTGGGAAGACCCACACCATGACAGGATCTCCTGGGGACGGGGGGCTCCTGCCCCGCTGCCTGGCCATGATCTTCAACAGCATCGGCCCCTTCCAGGCCAAGAGATTC GTTTTCAAGCTGGATGACAAAAATGGGGTGGATGTGCAGAGCGAGGTGGAGGCTCTGCTGGAACGTCAGAGGAGAGAGGCGCTGcccaccccaaaaactccaGCTGGGAA GAGGCAGCTGGATCCCGAATTTGCCGACATGATCGACGTGCAGGATCACTGCCGGGTGGAGGAGGTGGACGAGGACAACGTCTACGGCGTCTTCGTGTCCTACATCGAGATCTACAACAACTACATCTACGACCTGCTGGAGGAGGCTCCCTGTGACTCCATCAAACCCAA GTGGAACAATTGCAACACTCCTGTGAGAAATGGAGACTTTGT ACCTCCCCAGTCCAAAATCCTTCGGGAAGACCAGAACCACAACATGTACGTGATGGGCTGCACCGAAGTGGAGGTCAAATCCACAGAGGAAGCTTTTGAAGTCTTTTGGAGAG ggcagaagaagCGGCGCATCGCCAACACGCAGCTGAACCGGGAATCCAGCCGATCCCACTCCGTGTTCATCATCAAACTGGCACAGGCTCCTCTGGATGCTGATGGGGACAACGTGctccag gaaaaggagcagatcaccctgagccagctgtcCCTGGTGGATCTGGCGGGAAGTGAGAGAACCAACAGGACCAAAGCCGAGGGGAACAGGCTACGGGAGGCAG gGAATATCAACCAGTCATTGATGACATTGAGGACATGCATTGAGGTTCTGCGGGAAAACCAATTGTACGGAACAAACAAG ATGGTTCCATACAGAGATTCCAAACTGACTCATCTCTTCAAGAACTATTTCGATGGGGAAGGGAAAGTTCGGATGATCGTGTGTGTGAATCCCAAGGCTGAGGACTATGAGGAAAGCCTG CAAGTGATGCGTTTTGCAGAGATGACCCAGGAGGTGGAGGTGGCCAGGCCCCTGGACAGGCCCCTGTGCGGGCTGACCCCGGGGCGGCGCCTCCGGAACCAGGCGTTCCGAGAGGAGCTGTCCCGAAAGCTGGAGCTCAGGGGCGGCCCTGTGGGATCAG GACCGGAGGAGCCATCTCCTGCTGAGCTGTTCTTCCAGAGCTTCCCTCCCCTGCCTTCCTGCGAGCTCCTGGATATCAACGACGACCAAACCCTCCCAAAACTGATCGAGGCCCTGGAGCAGCGCCACAAAATGAGGCAGATGCTGGCTGAGGAATTTGCCAAAAACG TTCATGCCTTTAAAACAATGCTGCAAGAATTTGATTCCAGTGTTGCATCCAAGGAAAATTATATCCAAGGAAAACTGGCTGAGAAGGAGAAAACCATAACAGGGCAGAGGACGGAGCTGGAACGGCTGGAGAAGAAGATTAAAACCTTGGAGTACAAG aTTGAGATTTTGGAGAAGACAGCCACGATTTACGAGGAGGACAAGAGgaacctgcagcaggagctggagagcaAGAGCCAGAAGCTGCAGCGGCAGGCGTCGGACAAGAGGAGGCTGGaggccaggctgcagggaatggtGGCTGAGACCTCCCTCAAGTGGGAGAAGGAATGT gagcgGCGGGTGGCAGCCAAGCAGCTGGAGATGCAGAACAAGCTGTGGGTGAAGGATGAGAAGCTGAAGCAGCTCAAGGCCATCGTCACCGAGCCCAGAGCCGAGAGGCCAGAGAGGCCATCCCGGGAAAGGGAGCGGGAAAAGGCTCTCCCGAGATCCGTGTCGCCTTCCCCTGCGCCC agctgtggTGACCCCGCTGAGCTCGGGGACAGccgggcggccccgcgggcgCCCAGGCGCTCCAACTCTTGCggcagcatctctgtggcctcCTGCGTGCTGGAGTGGGAGCAGAGGGGCCCTTCCTGCGAGCCAGCCAGCATTCCCAAAGCCAGGAATAAAGCGGGAGCGGAGCCGGGCTCGGcctggcccagccctgccaggaggagagggatgtgctggagccGAGTGCTGGAAGTGCCCAGGGATAGAGAGGAGCTAGAGCAGGAAGAGGATCCGTCCTGCAGG AGCGCTCCGGTGGCACCGTTGCGGCCGCGGCGTTCCCGCAGTGCCGGGGAGCGCTGGGTGGATCACCGGCCGCCGTCCCACGTGCCCACGGAGACGCTGCTGCAGCCGCGCGTGCCCAGGGCCATCACCGTGGACGCCCCCAGCGAGCGCGCCCTGGCCCGCTGCGACCGCTACCTGCTGACCCACCAGGAGCTCGCCTCCGACGGGGAGATCCAGACCAAGCTCATCAAG GGGGATGTGTTCAAGACCAGAGGTGGGGGCCAGGCCGTGCAGTTCACGGACATTGAGACCCTCAAGCAGGAATCTCCCACCGG GCGGAAGCGCCGCTCATCGCCTCCCAATCCCGACCCCGCCGGGGACGCCGCGGACTCGGAATGGACGGATGTGGAAACCAGG TGTTCCGTGGCCGTGGAGATGAGGGCGGGATCGGCGCTGGGACCGGGATTCCAGCACCACGCCCAGCCCAA GCGCAGGAAACCCTga
- the KIF23 gene encoding kinesin-like protein KIF23 isoform X2, translating into MKAAARTPRRPRKATNPTQKDPVGVYCRVRPLSRADQECCIEVISGTAVQIHPPEGYRIFRNGEYRETQYSFKEVFGTLVAQKELFDVVAKPLVEDLIRGKNGLLFTYGVTGSGKTHTMTGSPGDGGLLPRCLAMIFNSIGPFQAKRFVFKLDDKNGVDVQSEVEALLERQRREALPTPKTPAGKRQLDPEFADMIDVQDHCRVEEVDEDNVYGVFVSYIEIYNNYIYDLLEEAPCDSIKPKPPQSKILREDQNHNMYVMGCTEVEVKSTEEAFEVFWRGQKKRRIANTQLNRESSRSHSVFIIKLAQAPLDADGDNVLQEKEQITLSQLSLVDLAGSERTNRTKAEGNRLREAGNINQSLMTLRTCIEVLRENQLYGTNKMVPYRDSKLTHLFKNYFDGEGKVRMIVCVNPKAEDYEESLQVMRFAEMTQEVEVARPLDRPLCGLTPGRRLRNQAFREELSRKLELRGGPVGSGPEEPSPAELFFQSFPPLPSCELLDINDDQTLPKLIEALEQRHKMRQMLAEEFAKNVHAFKTMLQEFDSSVASKENYIQGKLAEKEKTITGQRTELERLEKKIKTLEYKIEILEKTATIYEEDKRNLQQELESKSQKLQRQASDKRRLEARLQGMVAETSLKWEKECERRVAAKQLEMQNKLWVKDEKLKQLKAIVTEPRAERPERPSREREREKALPRSVSPSPAPSCGDPAELGDSRAAPRAPRRSNSCGSISVASCVLEWEQRGPSCEPASIPKARNKAGAEPGSAWPSPARRRGMCWSRVLEVPRDREELEQEEDPSCRSAPVAPLRPRRSRSAGERWVDHRPPSHVPTETLLQPRVPRAITVDAPSERALARCDRYLLTHQELASDGEIQTKLIKGDVFKTRGGGQAVQFTDIETLKQESPTGRKRRSSPPNPDPAGDAADSEWTDVETRCSVAVEMRAGSALGPGFQHHAQPKRRKP; encoded by the exons ATGAAGGCGGC GGCCAGGACGCCGCGGAGGCCGCGGAAAGCCACGAACCCCACGCAGAAGGACCCGGTGGGG gtGTACTGCCGCGTGCGGCCGCTCAGCCGGGCCGACCAGGAATGCTGCATCGAGGTCATCAGCGGCACCGCGGTGCAGATCCACCCTCCCGAGGGCTACCGAATCTTCCGCAACGGCGAGTACCGAGAG ACCCAGTATTCCTTCAAGGAGGTGTTTGGCACGCTGGTGGCGCAGAAGGAGCTCTTTGACGTGGTGGCCAAACCTCTGGTGGAGGATCTGATCCGGGGCAAGAACG GTCTCCTGTTCACCTACGGAGTGACGGGCAGTGGGAAGACCCACACCATGACAGGATCTCCTGGGGACGGGGGGCTCCTGCCCCGCTGCCTGGCCATGATCTTCAACAGCATCGGCCCCTTCCAGGCCAAGAGATTC GTTTTCAAGCTGGATGACAAAAATGGGGTGGATGTGCAGAGCGAGGTGGAGGCTCTGCTGGAACGTCAGAGGAGAGAGGCGCTGcccaccccaaaaactccaGCTGGGAA GAGGCAGCTGGATCCCGAATTTGCCGACATGATCGACGTGCAGGATCACTGCCGGGTGGAGGAGGTGGACGAGGACAACGTCTACGGCGTCTTCGTGTCCTACATCGAGATCTACAACAACTACATCTACGACCTGCTGGAGGAGGCTCCCTGTGACTCCATCAAACCCAA ACCTCCCCAGTCCAAAATCCTTCGGGAAGACCAGAACCACAACATGTACGTGATGGGCTGCACCGAAGTGGAGGTCAAATCCACAGAGGAAGCTTTTGAAGTCTTTTGGAGAG ggcagaagaagCGGCGCATCGCCAACACGCAGCTGAACCGGGAATCCAGCCGATCCCACTCCGTGTTCATCATCAAACTGGCACAGGCTCCTCTGGATGCTGATGGGGACAACGTGctccag gaaaaggagcagatcaccctgagccagctgtcCCTGGTGGATCTGGCGGGAAGTGAGAGAACCAACAGGACCAAAGCCGAGGGGAACAGGCTACGGGAGGCAG gGAATATCAACCAGTCATTGATGACATTGAGGACATGCATTGAGGTTCTGCGGGAAAACCAATTGTACGGAACAAACAAG ATGGTTCCATACAGAGATTCCAAACTGACTCATCTCTTCAAGAACTATTTCGATGGGGAAGGGAAAGTTCGGATGATCGTGTGTGTGAATCCCAAGGCTGAGGACTATGAGGAAAGCCTG CAAGTGATGCGTTTTGCAGAGATGACCCAGGAGGTGGAGGTGGCCAGGCCCCTGGACAGGCCCCTGTGCGGGCTGACCCCGGGGCGGCGCCTCCGGAACCAGGCGTTCCGAGAGGAGCTGTCCCGAAAGCTGGAGCTCAGGGGCGGCCCTGTGGGATCAG GACCGGAGGAGCCATCTCCTGCTGAGCTGTTCTTCCAGAGCTTCCCTCCCCTGCCTTCCTGCGAGCTCCTGGATATCAACGACGACCAAACCCTCCCAAAACTGATCGAGGCCCTGGAGCAGCGCCACAAAATGAGGCAGATGCTGGCTGAGGAATTTGCCAAAAACG TTCATGCCTTTAAAACAATGCTGCAAGAATTTGATTCCAGTGTTGCATCCAAGGAAAATTATATCCAAGGAAAACTGGCTGAGAAGGAGAAAACCATAACAGGGCAGAGGACGGAGCTGGAACGGCTGGAGAAGAAGATTAAAACCTTGGAGTACAAG aTTGAGATTTTGGAGAAGACAGCCACGATTTACGAGGAGGACAAGAGgaacctgcagcaggagctggagagcaAGAGCCAGAAGCTGCAGCGGCAGGCGTCGGACAAGAGGAGGCTGGaggccaggctgcagggaatggtGGCTGAGACCTCCCTCAAGTGGGAGAAGGAATGT gagcgGCGGGTGGCAGCCAAGCAGCTGGAGATGCAGAACAAGCTGTGGGTGAAGGATGAGAAGCTGAAGCAGCTCAAGGCCATCGTCACCGAGCCCAGAGCCGAGAGGCCAGAGAGGCCATCCCGGGAAAGGGAGCGGGAAAAGGCTCTCCCGAGATCCGTGTCGCCTTCCCCTGCGCCC agctgtggTGACCCCGCTGAGCTCGGGGACAGccgggcggccccgcgggcgCCCAGGCGCTCCAACTCTTGCggcagcatctctgtggcctcCTGCGTGCTGGAGTGGGAGCAGAGGGGCCCTTCCTGCGAGCCAGCCAGCATTCCCAAAGCCAGGAATAAAGCGGGAGCGGAGCCGGGCTCGGcctggcccagccctgccaggaggagagggatgtgctggagccGAGTGCTGGAAGTGCCCAGGGATAGAGAGGAGCTAGAGCAGGAAGAGGATCCGTCCTGCAGG AGCGCTCCGGTGGCACCGTTGCGGCCGCGGCGTTCCCGCAGTGCCGGGGAGCGCTGGGTGGATCACCGGCCGCCGTCCCACGTGCCCACGGAGACGCTGCTGCAGCCGCGCGTGCCCAGGGCCATCACCGTGGACGCCCCCAGCGAGCGCGCCCTGGCCCGCTGCGACCGCTACCTGCTGACCCACCAGGAGCTCGCCTCCGACGGGGAGATCCAGACCAAGCTCATCAAG GGGGATGTGTTCAAGACCAGAGGTGGGGGCCAGGCCGTGCAGTTCACGGACATTGAGACCCTCAAGCAGGAATCTCCCACCGG GCGGAAGCGCCGCTCATCGCCTCCCAATCCCGACCCCGCCGGGGACGCCGCGGACTCGGAATGGACGGATGTGGAAACCAGG TGTTCCGTGGCCGTGGAGATGAGGGCGGGATCGGCGCTGGGACCGGGATTCCAGCACCACGCCCAGCCCAA GCGCAGGAAACCCTga
- the KIF23 gene encoding kinesin-like protein KIF23 isoform X3: MKAAARTPRRPRKATNPTQKDPVGVYCRVRPLSRADQECCIEVISGTAVQIHPPEGYRIFRNGEYRETQYSFKEVFGTLVAQKELFDVVAKPLVEDLIRGKNGLLFTYGVTGSGKTHTMTGSPGDGGLLPRCLAMIFNSIGPFQAKRFVFKLDDKNGVDVQSEVEALLERQRREALPTPKTPAGKRQLDPEFADMIDVQDHCRVEEVDEDNVYGVFVSYIEIYNNYIYDLLEEAPCDSIKPKWNNCNTPVRNGDFVPPQSKILREDQNHNMYVMGCTEVEVKSTEEAFEVFWRGQKKRRIANTQLNRESSRSHSVFIIKLAQAPLDADGDNVLQEKEQITLSQLSLVDLAGSERTNRTKAEGNRLREAGNINQSLMTLRTCIEVLRENQLYGTNKMVPYRDSKLTHLFKNYFDGEGKVRMIVCVNPKAEDYEESLQVMRFAEMTQEVEVARPLDRPLCGLTPGRRLRNQAFREELSRKLELRGGPVGSGPEEPSPAELFFQSFPPLPSCELLDINDDQTLPKLIEALEQRHKMRQMLAEEFAKNVHAFKTMLQEFDSSVASKENYIQGKLAEKEKTITGQRTELERLEKKIKTLEYKIEILEKTATIYEEDKRNLQQELESKSQKLQRQASDKRRLEARLQGMVAETSLKWEKECERRVAAKQLEMQNKLWVKDEKLKQLKAIVTEPRAERPERPSREREREKALPRSVSPSPAPSAPVAPLRPRRSRSAGERWVDHRPPSHVPTETLLQPRVPRAITVDAPSERALARCDRYLLTHQELASDGEIQTKLIKGDVFKTRGGGQAVQFTDIETLKQESPTGRKRRSSPPNPDPAGDAADSEWTDVETRCSVAVEMRAGSALGPGFQHHAQPKRRKP; the protein is encoded by the exons ATGAAGGCGGC GGCCAGGACGCCGCGGAGGCCGCGGAAAGCCACGAACCCCACGCAGAAGGACCCGGTGGGG gtGTACTGCCGCGTGCGGCCGCTCAGCCGGGCCGACCAGGAATGCTGCATCGAGGTCATCAGCGGCACCGCGGTGCAGATCCACCCTCCCGAGGGCTACCGAATCTTCCGCAACGGCGAGTACCGAGAG ACCCAGTATTCCTTCAAGGAGGTGTTTGGCACGCTGGTGGCGCAGAAGGAGCTCTTTGACGTGGTGGCCAAACCTCTGGTGGAGGATCTGATCCGGGGCAAGAACG GTCTCCTGTTCACCTACGGAGTGACGGGCAGTGGGAAGACCCACACCATGACAGGATCTCCTGGGGACGGGGGGCTCCTGCCCCGCTGCCTGGCCATGATCTTCAACAGCATCGGCCCCTTCCAGGCCAAGAGATTC GTTTTCAAGCTGGATGACAAAAATGGGGTGGATGTGCAGAGCGAGGTGGAGGCTCTGCTGGAACGTCAGAGGAGAGAGGCGCTGcccaccccaaaaactccaGCTGGGAA GAGGCAGCTGGATCCCGAATTTGCCGACATGATCGACGTGCAGGATCACTGCCGGGTGGAGGAGGTGGACGAGGACAACGTCTACGGCGTCTTCGTGTCCTACATCGAGATCTACAACAACTACATCTACGACCTGCTGGAGGAGGCTCCCTGTGACTCCATCAAACCCAA GTGGAACAATTGCAACACTCCTGTGAGAAATGGAGACTTTGT ACCTCCCCAGTCCAAAATCCTTCGGGAAGACCAGAACCACAACATGTACGTGATGGGCTGCACCGAAGTGGAGGTCAAATCCACAGAGGAAGCTTTTGAAGTCTTTTGGAGAG ggcagaagaagCGGCGCATCGCCAACACGCAGCTGAACCGGGAATCCAGCCGATCCCACTCCGTGTTCATCATCAAACTGGCACAGGCTCCTCTGGATGCTGATGGGGACAACGTGctccag gaaaaggagcagatcaccctgagccagctgtcCCTGGTGGATCTGGCGGGAAGTGAGAGAACCAACAGGACCAAAGCCGAGGGGAACAGGCTACGGGAGGCAG gGAATATCAACCAGTCATTGATGACATTGAGGACATGCATTGAGGTTCTGCGGGAAAACCAATTGTACGGAACAAACAAG ATGGTTCCATACAGAGATTCCAAACTGACTCATCTCTTCAAGAACTATTTCGATGGGGAAGGGAAAGTTCGGATGATCGTGTGTGTGAATCCCAAGGCTGAGGACTATGAGGAAAGCCTG CAAGTGATGCGTTTTGCAGAGATGACCCAGGAGGTGGAGGTGGCCAGGCCCCTGGACAGGCCCCTGTGCGGGCTGACCCCGGGGCGGCGCCTCCGGAACCAGGCGTTCCGAGAGGAGCTGTCCCGAAAGCTGGAGCTCAGGGGCGGCCCTGTGGGATCAG GACCGGAGGAGCCATCTCCTGCTGAGCTGTTCTTCCAGAGCTTCCCTCCCCTGCCTTCCTGCGAGCTCCTGGATATCAACGACGACCAAACCCTCCCAAAACTGATCGAGGCCCTGGAGCAGCGCCACAAAATGAGGCAGATGCTGGCTGAGGAATTTGCCAAAAACG TTCATGCCTTTAAAACAATGCTGCAAGAATTTGATTCCAGTGTTGCATCCAAGGAAAATTATATCCAAGGAAAACTGGCTGAGAAGGAGAAAACCATAACAGGGCAGAGGACGGAGCTGGAACGGCTGGAGAAGAAGATTAAAACCTTGGAGTACAAG aTTGAGATTTTGGAGAAGACAGCCACGATTTACGAGGAGGACAAGAGgaacctgcagcaggagctggagagcaAGAGCCAGAAGCTGCAGCGGCAGGCGTCGGACAAGAGGAGGCTGGaggccaggctgcagggaatggtGGCTGAGACCTCCCTCAAGTGGGAGAAGGAATGT gagcgGCGGGTGGCAGCCAAGCAGCTGGAGATGCAGAACAAGCTGTGGGTGAAGGATGAGAAGCTGAAGCAGCTCAAGGCCATCGTCACCGAGCCCAGAGCCGAGAGGCCAGAGAGGCCATCCCGGGAAAGGGAGCGGGAAAAGGCTCTCCCGAGATCCGTGTCGCCTTCCCCTGCGCCC AGCGCTCCGGTGGCACCGTTGCGGCCGCGGCGTTCCCGCAGTGCCGGGGAGCGCTGGGTGGATCACCGGCCGCCGTCCCACGTGCCCACGGAGACGCTGCTGCAGCCGCGCGTGCCCAGGGCCATCACCGTGGACGCCCCCAGCGAGCGCGCCCTGGCCCGCTGCGACCGCTACCTGCTGACCCACCAGGAGCTCGCCTCCGACGGGGAGATCCAGACCAAGCTCATCAAG GGGGATGTGTTCAAGACCAGAGGTGGGGGCCAGGCCGTGCAGTTCACGGACATTGAGACCCTCAAGCAGGAATCTCCCACCGG GCGGAAGCGCCGCTCATCGCCTCCCAATCCCGACCCCGCCGGGGACGCCGCGGACTCGGAATGGACGGATGTGGAAACCAGG TGTTCCGTGGCCGTGGAGATGAGGGCGGGATCGGCGCTGGGACCGGGATTCCAGCACCACGCCCAGCCCAA GCGCAGGAAACCCTga
- the KIF23 gene encoding kinesin-like protein KIF23 isoform X4 has translation MKAAARTPRRPRKATNPTQKDPVGVYCRVRPLSRADQECCIEVISGTAVQIHPPEGYRIFRNGEYRETQYSFKEVFGTLVAQKELFDVVAKPLVEDLIRGKNGLLFTYGVTGSGKTHTMTGSPGDGGLLPRCLAMIFNSIGPFQAKRFVFKLDDKNGVDVQSEVEALLERQRREALPTPKTPAGKRQLDPEFADMIDVQDHCRVEEVDEDNVYGVFVSYIEIYNNYIYDLLEEAPCDSIKPKPPQSKILREDQNHNMYVMGCTEVEVKSTEEAFEVFWRGQKKRRIANTQLNRESSRSHSVFIIKLAQAPLDADGDNVLQEKEQITLSQLSLVDLAGSERTNRTKAEGNRLREAGNINQSLMTLRTCIEVLRENQLYGTNKMVPYRDSKLTHLFKNYFDGEGKVRMIVCVNPKAEDYEESLQVMRFAEMTQEVEVARPLDRPLCGLTPGRRLRNQAFREELSRKLELRGGPVGSGPEEPSPAELFFQSFPPLPSCELLDINDDQTLPKLIEALEQRHKMRQMLAEEFAKNVHAFKTMLQEFDSSVASKENYIQGKLAEKEKTITGQRTELERLEKKIKTLEYKIEILEKTATIYEEDKRNLQQELESKSQKLQRQASDKRRLEARLQGMVAETSLKWEKECERRVAAKQLEMQNKLWVKDEKLKQLKAIVTEPRAERPERPSREREREKALPRSVSPSPAPSAPVAPLRPRRSRSAGERWVDHRPPSHVPTETLLQPRVPRAITVDAPSERALARCDRYLLTHQELASDGEIQTKLIKGDVFKTRGGGQAVQFTDIETLKQESPTGRKRRSSPPNPDPAGDAADSEWTDVETRCSVAVEMRAGSALGPGFQHHAQPKRRKP, from the exons ATGAAGGCGGC GGCCAGGACGCCGCGGAGGCCGCGGAAAGCCACGAACCCCACGCAGAAGGACCCGGTGGGG gtGTACTGCCGCGTGCGGCCGCTCAGCCGGGCCGACCAGGAATGCTGCATCGAGGTCATCAGCGGCACCGCGGTGCAGATCCACCCTCCCGAGGGCTACCGAATCTTCCGCAACGGCGAGTACCGAGAG ACCCAGTATTCCTTCAAGGAGGTGTTTGGCACGCTGGTGGCGCAGAAGGAGCTCTTTGACGTGGTGGCCAAACCTCTGGTGGAGGATCTGATCCGGGGCAAGAACG GTCTCCTGTTCACCTACGGAGTGACGGGCAGTGGGAAGACCCACACCATGACAGGATCTCCTGGGGACGGGGGGCTCCTGCCCCGCTGCCTGGCCATGATCTTCAACAGCATCGGCCCCTTCCAGGCCAAGAGATTC GTTTTCAAGCTGGATGACAAAAATGGGGTGGATGTGCAGAGCGAGGTGGAGGCTCTGCTGGAACGTCAGAGGAGAGAGGCGCTGcccaccccaaaaactccaGCTGGGAA GAGGCAGCTGGATCCCGAATTTGCCGACATGATCGACGTGCAGGATCACTGCCGGGTGGAGGAGGTGGACGAGGACAACGTCTACGGCGTCTTCGTGTCCTACATCGAGATCTACAACAACTACATCTACGACCTGCTGGAGGAGGCTCCCTGTGACTCCATCAAACCCAA ACCTCCCCAGTCCAAAATCCTTCGGGAAGACCAGAACCACAACATGTACGTGATGGGCTGCACCGAAGTGGAGGTCAAATCCACAGAGGAAGCTTTTGAAGTCTTTTGGAGAG ggcagaagaagCGGCGCATCGCCAACACGCAGCTGAACCGGGAATCCAGCCGATCCCACTCCGTGTTCATCATCAAACTGGCACAGGCTCCTCTGGATGCTGATGGGGACAACGTGctccag gaaaaggagcagatcaccctgagccagctgtcCCTGGTGGATCTGGCGGGAAGTGAGAGAACCAACAGGACCAAAGCCGAGGGGAACAGGCTACGGGAGGCAG gGAATATCAACCAGTCATTGATGACATTGAGGACATGCATTGAGGTTCTGCGGGAAAACCAATTGTACGGAACAAACAAG ATGGTTCCATACAGAGATTCCAAACTGACTCATCTCTTCAAGAACTATTTCGATGGGGAAGGGAAAGTTCGGATGATCGTGTGTGTGAATCCCAAGGCTGAGGACTATGAGGAAAGCCTG CAAGTGATGCGTTTTGCAGAGATGACCCAGGAGGTGGAGGTGGCCAGGCCCCTGGACAGGCCCCTGTGCGGGCTGACCCCGGGGCGGCGCCTCCGGAACCAGGCGTTCCGAGAGGAGCTGTCCCGAAAGCTGGAGCTCAGGGGCGGCCCTGTGGGATCAG GACCGGAGGAGCCATCTCCTGCTGAGCTGTTCTTCCAGAGCTTCCCTCCCCTGCCTTCCTGCGAGCTCCTGGATATCAACGACGACCAAACCCTCCCAAAACTGATCGAGGCCCTGGAGCAGCGCCACAAAATGAGGCAGATGCTGGCTGAGGAATTTGCCAAAAACG TTCATGCCTTTAAAACAATGCTGCAAGAATTTGATTCCAGTGTTGCATCCAAGGAAAATTATATCCAAGGAAAACTGGCTGAGAAGGAGAAAACCATAACAGGGCAGAGGACGGAGCTGGAACGGCTGGAGAAGAAGATTAAAACCTTGGAGTACAAG aTTGAGATTTTGGAGAAGACAGCCACGATTTACGAGGAGGACAAGAGgaacctgcagcaggagctggagagcaAGAGCCAGAAGCTGCAGCGGCAGGCGTCGGACAAGAGGAGGCTGGaggccaggctgcagggaatggtGGCTGAGACCTCCCTCAAGTGGGAGAAGGAATGT gagcgGCGGGTGGCAGCCAAGCAGCTGGAGATGCAGAACAAGCTGTGGGTGAAGGATGAGAAGCTGAAGCAGCTCAAGGCCATCGTCACCGAGCCCAGAGCCGAGAGGCCAGAGAGGCCATCCCGGGAAAGGGAGCGGGAAAAGGCTCTCCCGAGATCCGTGTCGCCTTCCCCTGCGCCC AGCGCTCCGGTGGCACCGTTGCGGCCGCGGCGTTCCCGCAGTGCCGGGGAGCGCTGGGTGGATCACCGGCCGCCGTCCCACGTGCCCACGGAGACGCTGCTGCAGCCGCGCGTGCCCAGGGCCATCACCGTGGACGCCCCCAGCGAGCGCGCCCTGGCCCGCTGCGACCGCTACCTGCTGACCCACCAGGAGCTCGCCTCCGACGGGGAGATCCAGACCAAGCTCATCAAG GGGGATGTGTTCAAGACCAGAGGTGGGGGCCAGGCCGTGCAGTTCACGGACATTGAGACCCTCAAGCAGGAATCTCCCACCGG GCGGAAGCGCCGCTCATCGCCTCCCAATCCCGACCCCGCCGGGGACGCCGCGGACTCGGAATGGACGGATGTGGAAACCAGG TGTTCCGTGGCCGTGGAGATGAGGGCGGGATCGGCGCTGGGACCGGGATTCCAGCACCACGCCCAGCCCAA GCGCAGGAAACCCTga